One Kribbella sp. NBC_00662 genomic region harbors:
- a CDS encoding DoxX family protein, with translation MRTGTYWAVTAVVVGECAVGGAMDLLRLPPFYPMMIDLGYPSYLATILGLAKLAAAVVLLAPRLPRLKEWAYAGVLINMTGAAASNAAEHLYSGMVAPAAFAVLALASWATRPRSRKLLPAVSHPAR, from the coding sequence ATGAGGACCGGGACGTACTGGGCAGTGACCGCAGTCGTCGTGGGGGAGTGCGCCGTGGGCGGCGCGATGGACCTGCTCCGGCTGCCGCCGTTCTACCCGATGATGATCGACCTCGGATATCCGAGTTATCTCGCGACGATCCTCGGTCTCGCCAAGCTGGCAGCCGCGGTCGTCCTGCTGGCGCCACGCCTGCCGCGGCTGAAGGAGTGGGCGTACGCCGGTGTCCTGATCAACATGACCGGCGCCGCCGCCTCGAACGCGGCCGAGCACTTGTACTCCGGGATGGTCGCCCCCGCCGCGTTCGCAGTACTCGCGCTCGCGTCGTGGGCGACCAGACCCCGGAGCAGGAAGCTCCTACCGGCCGTCAGTCACCCAGCGAGATG